The sequence TGAAATTGCAAGAGATCCTCAAAACTCGAATCAATATATGAGTGGAGGTGCTTCAGGTTTTATTCTTTTAGGTGATATTAGAAGAAATAAAAAAATGGCATTGCAAGAAACATACGATATAACAAATGTTTCATTTTCAAATTGTGGCTCGACCGCAAGGCGTATTACATTTGATCACATAGGTCGTCCACTTTTCGGTAATCCAAATAGTGCAAATAGTATATATGAAAGAGTAATAACTGACACATGCAATATTAGATTGACGCATTCAAGTGGAGATATAGTAAATATAGCTATAGAACCAGAAACAGGCTATGCACATATACTTTAAAATAGCTAGCAAAAAGCTAGTTATTTAAAGCAAAAAACAACAAATAAAAAAAGTATTTAAACTTCCTCCCACTTTAAGAAACTATTAAGCAACATCCTCCTATAATTCCCC is a genomic window of Sulfurimonas hongkongensis containing:
- a CDS encoding pilus assembly FimT family protein produces the protein MKKAFTMMELIFVLIVIGILAAVILPEMKSNKLREAAIQVVSHIRYTQHLAMVDDKFDVNDADWYKKRWQIQFNKTIEGEDIWAYTIYSDETLSDNANAINEIARDPQNSNQYMSGGASGFILLGDIRRNKKMALQETYDITNVSFSNCGSTARRITFDHIGRPLFGNPNSANSIYERVITDTCNIRLTHSSGDIVNIAIEPETGYAHIL